A single genomic interval of Myxocyprinus asiaticus isolate MX2 ecotype Aquarium Trade chromosome 19, UBuf_Myxa_2, whole genome shotgun sequence harbors:
- the LOC127410463 gene encoding zona pellucida sperm-binding protein 3-like, whose product MQGPVVPLTWHYPVIPEEPQKPDVPFELRIPAPAQSIAAQCGERFVHVEVKMDFFGTGQLVNPSFLSLGGCGAVGEDPDTQVFIFENELQACGSSLMMTDNELVYTFTLIYTPKALVGTPVIRAAAAVGIECHYSRLQNVSSNVLMPSWVPFATTKVTEDVLVFSLKLMTGDWMFERPSNQYFLGQFINIEASVKQYNHAPLRVFVAGCVATAVPDINSIPRYPFIENHGFLVDAKLTGSPSSFIHRVQGEKLQFLLEAFRFQQANNDSVFITCALKAVMASSPISPESKACSFANGWTSADDHDQVCVCCDSTCGYSRKWRALSDLGLVSEGKATVGPIVISD is encoded by the exons ATGCAAGGTCCTGTGGTGCCTTTGACTTGGCACTATCCTGTGATACCAGAAGAACCCCAAAAGCCAGATGTGCCATTTGAGCTGCGGATACCTGCCCCTGCCCAGAGTATTGCAGCACAATGTGGGGAGAGATTTGTGCATGTGGAGGTTAAGATGGACTTCTTTGGGACTGGCCAGCTGGTAAATCCTTCATTCCTCAGTTTAGGAGGCTGCGGTGCTGTAGGTGAAGATCCAGATACTCAAGTGTTCATCTTTGAAAATGAGCTCCAGGCATGTGGCAGCTCTCTGATG ATGACAGACAATGAGCTTGTGTACACCTTTACCCTCATCTACACCCCTAAGGCTTTAGTTGGAACTCCTGTCATAagagctgctgctgctgttggaaTTGAGTGCCATTATTCAAG GTTGCAAAATGTAAGCAGCAATGTCTTGATGCCATCCTGGGTTCCTTTTGCTACTACAAAGGTTACAGAGGATGTTCTTGTCTTCTCCCTGAAGCTAATGACTG GTGACTGGATGTTTGAGCGGCCATCCAATCAATATTTCTTGGGGCAGTTTATTAACATTGAAGCCTCTGTGAAGCAGTACAACCATGCTCCTTTGCGTGTCTTTGTGGCTGGCTGTGTGGCTACTGCGGTCCCTGACATAAACTCCATTCCAAGATATCCCTTTATTGAGAACCATGG GTTCCTGGTTGATGCAAAGCTTACAGGCTCTCCTTCCAGTTTCATTCACCGGGTTCAGGGTGAGAAGCTGCAGTTTCTTCTGGAGGCTTTCAGATTCCAGCAAGCCAATAATGACTCT GTCTTCATCACATGTGCTCTAAAAGCAGTCATGGCTTCCAGCCCCATAAGTCCAGAGAGCAAGGCTTGCTCCTTCGCCAATGG ATGGACTTCTGCTGATGACCATGAccaggtgtgtgtgtgctgtgactCAACATGTGGCTACAGCAGGAAATGGAGAGCGCTATCCGAtttag gcctGGTTTCAGAAGGGAAAGCAACCGTTGGCCCTATTGTAATCTCTGACTGA